The following proteins are encoded in a genomic region of Lytechinus variegatus isolate NC3 chromosome 7, Lvar_3.0, whole genome shotgun sequence:
- the LOC121419426 gene encoding galactose mutarotase-like, with amino-acid sequence MPVTKDEYGRTSDGEVIDQYTITNKGGMKAKFIDYGASLIELWVPDQQGNAVDVVLGWPDLKGYENNSFYFASVVGRVANRIAKGSFSIDGVKYQLNINNGPNTNHGGIKSFHLKVWKGCIEGDDKVTFTYVSPDGEEGFPGEVTASVTYQLTDDNRLVISFVATTTKATPINLCNHSYFNLAGHKTGSIIDHLIQINAEDYTPLDDTSVPTGEIVAVKDTVFDLREPVKIGDRIYDVPGLGFDHNFCIQSSLEAPCARVSHPGSGRCMEMFTTKPGIQFYSANYLDDTCKGKEGFTYAKHGGFCLESQYYPNSVNQPNFSKSVLRPGEQYNHTTVYKFAW; translated from the exons ATGCCTGTAACCAAAGATGAATATGGACGTACCAGCGATGGTGAAGTGATTGACCAGTATACCATCACTAACAAGGGAGGAATGAAAGCAAAATTTATTGACTATGGTGCTTCGCTCATTGAGCTCTGGGTTCCTGATCAACAAGGCAATGCAGTTGATGTCGTTCTTGGTTGGCCTGATTTGAAAG GTTATGAGAATAATTCCTTCTACTTTGCATCTGTTGTTGGAAGGGTAGCTAACCGGATCGCTAAGGGGTCATTCAGTATTGATGGTGTCAAATATCAGCTTAATATCAACAATGGTCCAAATACTAACCATGGTGGTATCAAATCATTTCATCTG AAAGTATGGAAGGGTTGTATTGAAGGAGATGACAAGGTGACCTTCACCTATGTTAGTCCTGATGGTGAGGAAGGTTTCCCAGGAGAAGTAACTGCTTCAGTAACCTATCAACTGACGGATGATAACAGACTCGTCATCTCATTTGTTGCCACAACAACTAAAGCCACTCCTATCAATCTCTGTAACCATTCATACTTCAACCTAGCAGGCCAT AAAACTGGAAGTATAATAGATCATCTAATACAGATCAATGCTGAGGACTATACACCATTAGATGATACTAGTGTACCAACTG GAGAGATAGTAGCAGTAAAGGATACTGTATTTGATCTAAGAGAACCAGTAAAGATTGGTGATAGGATCTATGATGTACCAGGACTTGGCTTTGATCATAACTTCTGTATTCAGTCATCATTAGAAGCACCTTGTGCTAG agtaAGCCATCCAGGGAGTGGTCGATGCATGGAGATGTTTACCACTAAACCCGGTATTCAGTTCTACTCTGCCAATTACCTAGATGATACATGTAAAGGTAAAGAAGGATTTACCTATGCTAAACATGGCGGTTTCTGCTTAGAATCACAGTACTATCCCAACTCAGTCAACCAG CCTAACTTCTCTAAGAGTGTACTTCGACCTGGAGAGCAATACAACCACACCACTGTCTACAAGTTTGCTTGGTAA
- the LOC121419425 gene encoding protein FAM133-like, giving the protein MGHKGKRYSSSSSEMTSSDSSRENSLSRDQRRDREAEKRKSRERRKIKEKRRKRHRSSSSSGSSSSSSSSRERDDSAKRRRKKKTKKRKYSSSDSSSSSSSDLGSSDSDSSSSDSSLERRRKRKKQKESRKDKKHKQKNKKKKRKSSSGSGPVRLSHYMNDEKDVARSVVSGQKIKMKVRKTSQDKAREKNREQLLQFLNSTRN; this is encoded by the exons ATGGGTCACAAAGGGAAAAGGTACTCTTCTTCGTCTTCCGAAATGACCAGTAGTGACTCTTCAAGAGAGAACTCACTCTCTAGAGATCAAAGGAGAGACAGAGAAGCAGAGAAGAGAAAATcaagagaaaggagaaaaatcaaggaaaagagaagaaagcGACATAGATCAAGCAGTTCTAGTGGGTCCTCATCCTCTTCGTCATCATCACGAGAAAGGGATGATTCAGCTAAACGACGGCGAAAGAAAAAGACCAAGAAAAGGAAGTACTCATCATCAgatagcagcagtagtagctcATCAGATTTAGGGAGCAGTGATTCAGACAGTTCCTCAAGTGATTCAAGCCTTG aacgacgaaggaagagaaagaagcAGAAAGAGAGCAGAAAAGATAAG aaacataaacagaagaacaagaaaaagaaaaggaaatcttCCAGTGGAAGCGGTCCTGTTAGATTATCCCAT TACATGAATGATGAGAAAGATGTTGCTAGAAGCGTAGTGTCAGGTCAGAAGATTAAAATGAAAGTCAGAAAGACAAGCCAGGATAAAGCA cgtGAAAAGAACAGAGAACAATTGCTCCAGTTTCTGAATTCAACAAGGAATTGA